Genomic DNA from Rana temporaria chromosome 1, aRanTem1.1, whole genome shotgun sequence:
CCTCTGGGCTCCGAGGTTCCTCCTCACTAAGTGACTACTTTGTTCTGTAGTGCTGTAATTTGTACGGCTTCATCCTTCTGTACCCCTCTACTGTTTTATAaagtcaataaaaactattggaaaGAAAATGAAGACAACTTACCACTTAAAATGTGAACTTACTGAGAACATGATCTCATCAACTTCAACTAATGTTACAAATTATTATGGAATACCCCAAGCCAAATAAgttatatttattattgtatgCAGATGTATCCAGCTATATTAATCCAAGTGAcactgacacaaaaaatgacaattACAAGCAGCTTATAAAAGAACATGAATAGTATTTACCTTCCTGGAAGGTGAGTGAGTTGTTTTACCATCTTCAAGAGTGATGGGTGGTGCTGGTATCTGACACTTTGTGATGGTTTTGTTCCCCTCTGGACTCTGTGGTTCCTCCTTACTAAGTGACGACTTTGTTCTGTAGTGATGTAACAGTCGGTGGGAGGAACCACTACACCCAGCAGGGGACGAGGTTTCCATCAAACTCAAAGTGTCAGATACTGGCGGTGTCCTTAGTtcttcaaaagaacgaaaattagaCTCACCATCTACCGGAGAGGTAATTATTAAAAGTTTAGTGGTAACAATCTTCATTCTGAATAAGCTCACAAAAtactaaaattaacaataatagaGATAAAGATATAACTTCTGGTAACCCAGTGTTCCTCCATAAATATTAGCGGATAACTATTTTTGTATTCAGGTCAGGTCTGAACAGAATTATGTAACATTTGTAGAAAAATATACAGCCAAGAAGTCCAGTACTTGATGCCATTATAGCAAAGAcctccacagccaccatgtatttccctctggtgctcagataggccgggatcatggcaatccagacactgcagaacaccagcatgctgaaggtgatgtacttggcctcattaaaactgtccggtaatgtcctgGCTAAAAAAGCTATAATGAAGCTCACAGCTGCCAGAAGCCCCATATATCCCAGGACAGAGTAGAAGCCGATAACTGAACCCtcattacactgaatgatgaTCTTTCCCTGATAAGAGTGAGTGTCCTGATCCTGGAAGGGGGGAGAAATAGACATCCAAGAGACACAGATTATTACTTGAACCAGTGAGAAGACACAAATGATACAATTGGGCAGTTTGCCTCCCATCCATTTCCTCCAGGGACTCCCAGGTTTGGTGGCTTTAAAAGCAATACACACCATGATACTTTTggcaagtagagaagagacagcaACTGAGAAGATGAGTCCAAAAGAGGTTACACGCAGCATGCAGGTCACATCTACTGGACGTCCGAGGAACAAGAAGACACAGAGGAAGCTCAGCATGATGGAGACCAGGAGAAGATAGCTCAGGTTCCGGTTATTAGCTTTAACAATGGGGGTGTCCCGGTAatgtataaatatccccaatattaAACCAGTCAGAAGACAAGAGAGGATGGAGACAGTTGAAAATGCTGCAACAATTGGATCATCCGTATAGGAGAGAAATTCCACAAATTTTGGAACACACCGATCCTTCTTCTCATTTGGCCATTCATCATCAGGACATTTTACGCAGTTTTCACTGTCTGCAGGAAGAAGAATACAAACACAATGAGTATCTGGGTCAGAGCTTCTGAGGAAATAAATTGTCTTGTGTTGTGTCTAGTGCAGCGTTTTACAatataaagcagtggttctcaacctgggggtcgggactccctttggggtcaaatgaggatttgccaggggtcaccaaacccTAGGctattcctgaagcctgcactgctctcccagcctttttactGCCACCCAGCAGGGTTGTAACTGGAGCCGCCCATTcaattcacggcatggctgggggacagagtctagaggtcagctgactggtgaggaatgtgaagtgggagggtctGGAGGAgatcctatctcctgattttggcaaaggtgtcactgctgcaagacaccacatagttggagacacagtgagtaacactacctgtgaataTAGTtgtcattaaaagtccccactacagttctcagatcagcagatgaccttgatccaagagaacctaagttggctgatcagaactccccccagcactgccactcatcctattcccccaccaaggagtaagagaataaATAAaagtagagaatacatggaagggagacgAAAaggaggaggaacaaagaaaaaggacaaagagaaagagtggtacatcctaaaatgtataaacagaaaagtcagtgctactacccatacaccACATAGATAGCAGAGCTCCCAGGTGCTTgatccacagtcgctggctg
This window encodes:
- the LOC120945106 gene encoding vomeronasal type-2 receptor 26-like translates to MALYWRSSDPDTHCVCILLPADSENCVKCPDDEWPNEKKDRCVPKFVEFLSYTDDPIVAAFSTVSILSCLLTGLILGIFIHYRDTPIVKANNRNLSYLLLVSIMLSFLCVFLFLGRPVDVTCMLRVTSFGLIFSVAVSSLLAKSIMVCIAFKATKPGSPWRKWMGGKLPNCIICVFSLVQVIICVSWMSISPPFQDQDTHSYQGKIIIQCNEGSVIGFYSVLGYMGLLAAVSFIIAFLARTLPDSFNEAKYITFSMLVFCSVWIAMIPAYLSTRGKYMVAVEVFAIMASSTGLLGCIFFYKCYIILFRPDLNTKIVIR